Proteins encoded by one window of Chryseobacterium foetidum:
- the dapF gene encoding diaminopimelate epimerase: MNFYKYQGTGNDFIMLDNRSGEWNILSTTAITQLCDRRFGIGADGLIKINSAENVDFEVDYYNSDGSKSFCGNGARCSVAFAHFLGIFNDSKTVFTAIDGLHEAEIAEDIVKLKMSDVKTISKDGNDSVLNTGSPHYIKYVNDIADVNVFEDGKAIRYSENYTQEGINVNFVEEISDGQIFVRTYERGVEDETYSCGTGVTAAALTYLDKNSATEVAVKTLGGDLKVYAEKNGDSFENIWLEGPAKQVFKGEIKF, encoded by the coding sequence ATGAACTTTTACAAATATCAGGGTACCGGCAACGACTTTATTATGCTAGACAACCGTTCAGGAGAATGGAATATTCTTTCGACAACAGCGATTACACAACTTTGTGACCGCCGTTTCGGAATTGGTGCGGACGGTTTAATTAAAATTAATTCAGCAGAAAACGTAGACTTTGAAGTTGATTATTACAATTCTGACGGATCTAAAAGTTTTTGTGGAAACGGTGCACGTTGTTCGGTGGCTTTTGCCCATTTTCTTGGAATTTTTAATGATTCTAAAACTGTTTTTACCGCTATCGACGGTCTTCACGAAGCTGAAATTGCTGAAGATATTGTTAAACTGAAAATGAGCGATGTAAAAACGATTTCAAAAGACGGAAATGATTCTGTTTTGAATACCGGCTCGCCTCACTACATCAAATATGTAAATGATATTGCTGATGTAAATGTTTTTGAAGACGGAAAAGCCATCAGATATTCTGAAAACTACACTCAGGAAGGCATCAACGTGAATTTTGTGGAAGAAATTTCAGACGGACAGATTTTTGTGCGTACTTATGAAAGAGGTGTTGAAGATGAAACGTACAGTTGCGGAACAGGCGTTACAGCAGCGGCTCTGACTTATCTTGATAAAAATTCGGCGACGGAAGTTGCAGTGAAAACTTTGGGTGGTGATCTGAAAGTGTATGCGGAAAAAAACGGAGATTCATTTGAAAACATTTGGTTGGAAGGTCCTGCAAAACAGGTTTTCAAAGGAGAAATTAAATTTTAA
- the galE gene encoding UDP-glucose 4-epimerase GalE, translating to MATLVTGGLGYIGSHTVVELINNNYEVIIVDDLSHSEKFILNNIEEITGRRPIFYPFDLKRKELLNQVFDAHNIDGCINFAAFKAVGESQVKPIDYYENNLFSLINILQEFKERNISNFIFSSSCTVYGQADEMPIDENTPLKMPESVYGKTKQMGEEILIDFAKAYNRKISLLRYFNPIGAHDSALLGELPIGIPNNLVPYVMQTAAGVREKLSVWGNDYPTEDGTAVRDYIHITDLAKAHVAALKKLLHDDSDGSVIDIFNLGTGKGSSVLEVVNAFETANNVSVPYQICDRREGDITIAYANADKAEKELNWKAETSLEESLKTVWEWQKYLESRTN from the coding sequence ATGGCAACATTAGTCACAGGAGGTCTCGGCTACATCGGTTCTCATACTGTTGTAGAACTTATCAATAATAATTATGAGGTAATCATCGTAGATGATCTTTCCCATTCAGAAAAATTTATTTTAAACAATATTGAGGAAATTACCGGTAGAAGACCGATTTTTTATCCTTTCGATTTGAAAAGAAAAGAGCTTTTGAATCAGGTTTTTGATGCACACAATATTGATGGCTGTATCAATTTTGCTGCATTTAAAGCAGTAGGAGAGAGTCAGGTAAAGCCGATTGATTATTATGAAAACAATCTTTTTTCTTTAATCAATATTCTTCAGGAATTTAAGGAAAGGAATATCTCAAATTTTATTTTCAGTTCGTCATGTACGGTTTACGGGCAGGCAGACGAGATGCCAATCGATGAAAATACTCCGCTGAAAATGCCGGAAAGTGTTTATGGTAAAACAAAACAAATGGGAGAGGAGATTCTGATTGATTTTGCAAAGGCATATAACAGAAAAATTTCTCTTTTAAGATATTTCAATCCCATAGGGGCTCATGACAGTGCACTTTTGGGTGAATTACCAATCGGAATTCCTAATAATTTAGTACCTTACGTGATGCAGACAGCAGCTGGTGTAAGAGAAAAACTGAGCGTCTGGGGAAATGATTATCCTACAGAAGACGGTACGGCAGTTCGCGATTACATTCACATCACAGATTTGGCTAAGGCGCATGTGGCGGCTTTAAAAAAACTTTTACATGATGATTCCGATGGTTCGGTTATTGATATTTTCAATCTCGGAACAGGAAAGGGATCTTCGGTGCTTGAAGTTGTGAATGCATTTGAAACAGCCAATAACGTTTCAGTTCCCTATCAAATCTGCGACAGAAGGGAAGGCGACATTACAATTGCCTATGCCAATGCAGACAAAGCAGAGAAAGAACTCAACTGGAAAGCAGAGACTTCCCTTGAAGAATCGTTAAAAACGGTTTGGGAATGGCAGAAATATTTAGAATCAAGAACAAATTAA
- a CDS encoding TonB dependent receptor: protein MNQTEIISLFTKKTLGLTFVLSAAALAFAQDKVNVKGSVVSKDNQPVPYASVTFVHKTNKMLSEGALTDEKGQYIMDLTPGNYDITIEAIDFKKGTFSKQIATAGNIGALSIEPEATATNAKTQDIQGVVITATTKPYKVELDKRTYDPSQDIVSKGGSLQDVLSNVPSVSVDTDGTVSMRGSSNVRFLINGKPSALLGIDDGANALQSIPADQIERIEVITNPSSKFEASGTAGILNIILKKSKKTGFNGSVIGTLGYLPQTNLNTNLSWRKGNFTWFLNGGGGYRESKNTNRTDNYFTNVTKIGNTLQSNQENISNSKNDNYNASAGIVYDISEKTSFNLSGTVRTFESESTGNVTYNNQLFGAPNTFRNRITNSANNNLAFQGDIGLDHKFDDKGQNIALSLSLQSNRSYNDTNIDETNNGNFELQNIINQTTNNKTLIGKADYELPLGENSKLEAGYRIDINQNDYDNDVRESTVAVPTLSFLGPYTYEARYKEMFNAGYLQFKSKIGRLGYQVGVRNEYSNIDIDYANLNPADDDIKSRKSYNNLFPSVYLSYEIAKDNQFLLNYTRRIDRPRSFFLIPNPSYNDNQNIFDGNIDLNPSYVDSFEFGYSISKKKFTINPTLYYRHQTDDTKMLVFNEKELIDDPNNPGLPDELKEERIVFHTKPINLGSDDRYGLDINFNWDATSWLKFLGNVDLFGYKTKGSILYNTLDNNGNPIVATADFNGSGFSTRARLTSTFKVDKTFSFQLQGFYRGGQKTAYQDRKDMYALNFGASKTIWKGDGTLSLNVQDIFNTRAMRSTTFGENFTRESYMQWQPRQFAVSLTYRFKQGNEKVDQPKRKKDINSNAQGDDQQGPM from the coding sequence ATGAATCAAACTGAAATCATCAGTCTGTTTACAAAAAAAACTTTAGGATTAACCTTTGTTTTGTCAGCCGCCGCTCTGGCTTTTGCACAGGATAAGGTTAATGTTAAAGGTTCAGTTGTAAGCAAAGATAATCAGCCAGTACCTTACGCATCAGTTACTTTTGTCCACAAAACAAATAAGATGCTGAGTGAAGGAGCACTCACCGACGAAAAAGGACAGTACATTATGGATCTAACGCCTGGTAATTACGATATTACCATTGAGGCAATTGATTTTAAGAAAGGAACCTTCAGCAAACAGATTGCTACAGCCGGAAATATAGGAGCTCTTTCCATTGAGCCTGAAGCTACAGCTACCAATGCAAAAACTCAGGATATTCAGGGAGTTGTGATTACTGCAACCACGAAACCTTACAAAGTTGAATTAGATAAAAGAACTTACGACCCTTCTCAGGATATCGTGAGCAAAGGGGGAAGTTTACAGGATGTTTTGTCCAATGTTCCTTCAGTTTCTGTTGATACGGATGGAACAGTTTCTATGAGAGGAAGTTCTAACGTTCGTTTTTTGATCAACGGAAAACCTTCTGCCCTTCTCGGAATTGATGATGGAGCGAATGCTTTACAGAGTATTCCTGCAGATCAGATCGAGAGAATTGAAGTGATTACCAACCCCTCTTCAAAATTTGAAGCCAGCGGAACAGCGGGTATTTTAAATATTATTTTAAAAAAATCCAAAAAAACCGGTTTCAACGGTAGTGTGATCGGAACTTTGGGATATTTGCCTCAGACAAATTTGAATACAAATTTGAGCTGGAGAAAAGGTAACTTCACATGGTTTCTGAATGGTGGTGGTGGTTACAGAGAGTCTAAAAACACCAATAGAACAGACAATTATTTTACCAATGTTACAAAAATAGGAAATACACTACAGAGTAATCAAGAAAATATCAGCAATAGTAAAAATGATAATTACAATGCGTCAGCGGGTATTGTTTATGACATCTCTGAAAAAACCTCTTTCAATTTATCAGGAACCGTAAGAACTTTTGAAAGTGAAAGCACTGGAAATGTAACCTACAATAACCAACTTTTTGGTGCTCCAAATACATTCAGAAACAGAATTACAAACAGTGCAAACAACAATCTTGCGTTTCAGGGCGATATTGGTTTAGATCATAAGTTTGATGACAAAGGCCAAAATATTGCCTTATCTTTAAGCTTGCAAAGTAACAGATCTTACAACGACACAAATATTGATGAGACTAATAATGGAAATTTTGAACTGCAAAACATCATCAATCAAACCACCAATAATAAAACTTTAATTGGTAAAGCGGATTATGAACTTCCCTTGGGTGAAAATTCTAAACTTGAAGCAGGTTATAGAATTGATATCAACCAAAACGACTACGATAATGATGTAAGAGAAAGCACTGTTGCGGTGCCTACTCTGAGTTTCCTGGGACCATATACGTACGAAGCCAGATATAAAGAGATGTTTAATGCCGGATATCTTCAGTTTAAAAGCAAAATAGGTAGGCTGGGATATCAGGTAGGAGTTAGAAACGAATATTCTAATATAGATATAGATTATGCGAATTTAAATCCGGCAGATGACGATATTAAAAGCAGAAAAAGTTATAATAATCTTTTCCCAAGTGTTTATTTAAGCTACGAGATTGCAAAAGACAATCAATTCCTATTAAATTATACAAGAAGGATAGACAGACCAAGATCATTTTTCCTGATACCAAATCCCAGCTACAACGATAATCAAAATATTTTCGATGGAAATATAGATTTAAATCCGTCCTATGTAGATTCTTTTGAATTCGGTTACAGTATTTCAAAGAAGAAATTTACAATCAACCCCACTTTGTATTACAGACACCAGACTGACGATACAAAAATGCTGGTTTTCAACGAAAAGGAACTGATTGATGATCCGAATAATCCTGGCTTACCTGATGAGCTCAAAGAAGAAAGAATTGTGTTCCATACAAAACCTATCAACTTAGGGTCTGATGACCGTTATGGGTTAGACATCAATTTTAATTGGGATGCAACGAGTTGGTTGAAATTCTTAGGAAATGTGGATTTATTTGGATACAAAACTAAAGGCAGTATTTTATACAACACTTTAGATAATAACGGAAATCCGATTGTTGCAACAGCAGACTTTAACGGAAGCGGTTTTTCCACAAGAGCCAGATTGACCTCAACATTTAAAGTAGATAAAACATTCAGTTTTCAGTTGCAAGGTTTCTACAGAGGTGGTCAGAAAACAGCTTATCAGGATAGAAAAGACATGTATGCTTTAAATTTTGGAGCATCAAAAACGATTTGGAAAGGCGATGGAACATTGTCATTAAATGTACAGGATATTTTCAATACGAGAGCAATGAGGTCTACAACTTTTGGAGAAAACTTTACAAGAGAATCATATATGCAGTGGCAGCCAAGACAGTTTGCAGTTTCACTCACTTACAGATTCAAACAGGGTAACGAAAAAGTAGATCAGCCTAAACGCAAAAAAGACATCAACTCTAATGCGCAGGGAGACGATCAGCAGGGACCAATGTAA
- the mltG gene encoding endolytic transglycosylase MltG — MKKAVIIVVLLLIVIGGFFGFKFYKKNYGNNIRKDGYVLIPHGAEFKQIIDSAAKYVDDKATFEAVSVEKDLPKNFKPGRYHFKKGMGNSDLVNMIKAGNQSENSFRIGDFGDVYQMVGKVTKKTETDSLKFVNELNKIAVDKGYTSAEDLKKYFFIDTYNFYWTVTPAEFFKKFNDQYQDFWTAERKAKEAQSGLSRDQIYALASIVFKESGGKPDEMKTIAGLYLNRYKKDMKLQSDPTVIYAINKQTNFKESIKRVLYKHLSTPSPFNTYANKGIPPGPICITDKNSVDAVLNAEKNNFIFMCADPSRPGLHKFTDNAEEHAANAKVYQEWLNSRNIK, encoded by the coding sequence ATGAAAAAAGCAGTTATCATCGTTGTACTTCTACTGATCGTTATCGGTGGATTTTTCGGTTTTAAATTTTACAAAAAAAATTATGGAAATAATATACGGAAAGATGGATATGTTTTGATTCCTCATGGTGCAGAATTTAAGCAAATTATAGATTCTGCAGCAAAATACGTGGATGATAAAGCCACATTTGAAGCTGTATCTGTTGAAAAAGATCTTCCCAAAAACTTCAAACCAGGACGTTACCATTTTAAGAAAGGAATGGGAAATTCAGATTTGGTGAATATGATCAAAGCCGGAAATCAAAGTGAAAACTCCTTTAGAATCGGTGATTTCGGAGACGTTTATCAGATGGTGGGAAAAGTGACCAAAAAAACAGAAACTGATTCCCTTAAATTTGTAAATGAACTTAATAAAATTGCTGTCGATAAAGGCTACACTTCAGCGGAAGATTTAAAAAAATACTTTTTTATTGACACCTACAATTTTTACTGGACGGTAACTCCTGCTGAATTTTTCAAAAAATTTAATGATCAGTATCAGGATTTCTGGACCGCAGAAAGAAAAGCTAAAGAAGCTCAATCCGGTTTAAGCAGAGATCAGATTTATGCTTTGGCATCAATTGTTTTTAAAGAATCAGGAGGTAAACCGGACGAGATGAAAACCATTGCCGGACTTTACTTAAACCGTTACAAAAAAGATATGAAGCTGCAGAGTGACCCGACGGTAATTTATGCAATCAACAAGCAGACAAATTTCAAAGAATCTATTAAAAGAGTTCTTTATAAGCACCTTTCCACCCCATCGCCTTTTAACACTTATGCCAACAAAGGGATTCCGCCGGGACCGATTTGTATTACAGATAAAAATTCTGTGGATGCTGTGTTGAATGCCGAGAAAAACAATTTCATTTTTATGTGCGCCGATCCTTCAAGACCTGGTCTTCATAAATTTACGGATAATGCTGAAGAACACGCTGCCAATGCGAAAGTATACCAAGAGTGGCTTAACTCACGGAATATCAAATAA
- a CDS encoding WD40/YVTN/BNR-like repeat-containing protein — protein sequence MKKLITTTCLVISFFSFGQEIESFKEIYKDQISIRALELHDGKVWYNGTDSKFGFVDLKNPENKKQIALSEKKLQFRTLAQDQNSFYTINIESPAQFFKIDKKSLKHQIVYQDTAKNAFYDALYFHKNKFFAFSDPSEDLNLKLMDFKIVKGKFVTKKYPHLKMKIGEAAFASSNTNISGGENFLWVATGGNSSRILRLNLKNDKLEAFETPFVHGISSQGIYSIDFSGDKFGIAVGGDYTKQNENVNNIATSTDAGKTWQIQASGNNAGYTTCVKIKPNSKGKDIISVGDQHISYSSDFGKTWKKISDEKGFYVCKWIDANTIVFAGKDKISVMKLSF from the coding sequence ATGAAAAAATTAATAACCACCACATGTTTAGTCATTTCCTTTTTCTCTTTCGGACAGGAAATTGAGAGTTTTAAAGAAATTTATAAAGATCAAATCAGCATCAGAGCTTTGGAACTTCATGACGGTAAGGTTTGGTACAACGGAACTGATTCTAAATTTGGTTTTGTAGATCTTAAAAATCCCGAAAACAAAAAGCAAATTGCTCTCTCAGAAAAAAAGCTTCAGTTTCGAACTTTAGCGCAGGATCAGAATTCCTTTTACACGATAAATATTGAAAGTCCGGCTCAGTTTTTTAAGATTGATAAAAAATCGCTGAAGCATCAGATTGTTTATCAAGATACAGCCAAAAATGCATTTTATGATGCTTTGTACTTTCATAAAAATAAATTTTTTGCCTTTTCGGATCCTTCGGAAGATTTAAATTTAAAACTGATGGATTTCAAAATCGTAAAAGGAAAATTTGTGACTAAAAAATATCCGCACCTAAAGATGAAAATCGGTGAAGCCGCTTTTGCATCGAGCAATACCAATATTTCCGGTGGAGAAAATTTTCTGTGGGTAGCAACCGGCGGAAATTCATCAAGAATTTTAAGATTAAATCTGAAAAACGATAAACTTGAAGCTTTCGAGACACCTTTTGTACACGGGATATCATCACAAGGCATTTATTCTATCGATTTTTCGGGAGACAAATTCGGTATTGCCGTGGGTGGAGATTATACCAAACAAAACGAAAATGTAAACAACATTGCAACATCTACAGATGCCGGAAAAACGTGGCAGATTCAGGCATCGGGAAATAATGCAGGTTACACAACCTGTGTGAAAATTAAACCCAATTCGAAAGGAAAAGATATTATTTCCGTTGGAGATCAACATATTTCGTATTCATCAGACTTTGGAAAAACATGGAAGAAAATTTCAGATGAAAAAGGATTTTACGTTTGCAAATGGATTGATGCAAACACAATTGTTTTTGCGGGAAAAGATAAAATTTCTGTGATGAAACTGTCATTTTAG
- a CDS encoding adenylyltransferase/cytidyltransferase family protein encodes MKTERIGITFSSFDLLHAGHIKMLEEAKTVCDYLIVGLQIDPSHDRPNKNKPTQTIVERYIQLKGVHAVDEIIPYYTEEDLEDILQSFVVDVRIIGDDYADRDFTGKQYCLDNGIEIFYNKRDHRFSTSDLRKRIYEAEKEKASRNGVEAN; translated from the coding sequence ATGAAAACTGAAAGAATAGGCATTACATTTTCCTCATTTGATTTACTTCACGCCGGACATATTAAAATGCTGGAAGAAGCGAAAACTGTATGCGACTACCTGATTGTTGGGTTACAAATTGACCCGTCACACGACAGACCAAATAAAAACAAACCTACACAGACTATTGTTGAGAGGTACATCCAGCTGAAAGGTGTGCATGCTGTAGACGAAATTATTCCTTACTACACTGAAGAGGATTTGGAAGATATCCTGCAGTCTTTTGTAGTTGATGTAAGAATCATTGGAGACGACTATGCAGACAGAGATTTCACAGGCAAGCAGTATTGCCTTGATAACGGAATCGAAATTTTCTACAACAAAAGAGATCACAGATTTTCGACCAGTGATTTGAGAAAAAGAATCTACGAAGCTGAGAAAGAAAAAGCATCACGTAATGGTGTTGAAGCAAATTAA
- a CDS encoding APC family permease: protein MSKIWAKKPMSAYEADIQKSELKRVLGKWSLTAIGIGAIIGGGIFVLTGTGAYYNAGPALALSFVIAGIACVFAALCYAEFASILPVEGSAYAYAYGTVGEIFAWIIGWGLILEYAMGSMTVAVSWSGYFGKLLKMFGLHLPYWMTTDPGTAHKAFGEATKQIAEGKLPADKLLGFQETIANFNAAPEIANFKLFLNLPALAIVLFVIWILLRGTKGAAKANNFIVILKVSAIIFVIIAGLFFINVDNWSPFIPDATTITENGVTHKAYGLAGVVAGASAIFFAYVGFDAVSTQAGEAINPKKDVPFAIITSLIICTVLYILVSLVLTGMMHYSDFNPLGKYPDAIKAPVAYAFDIAGQAWAGYIITIAATVGLISVLMVMIMGQSRIFLGMSKDGLIPATFSKVNPVSGVPRKNLMILGTVIAIVASLTPINDLAHMTSFGTLFAFTMVCVAVWVLRVKEPNMVRSFKVPALPVIACLGIAINVYLIFNLSKEAQMYSFGWLIIGFIIYFLYSKRNSKLQNGGYGETFKAEQKPLEDVDIDIDNKK from the coding sequence ATGTCTAAAATTTGGGCTAAAAAGCCAATGAGTGCTTACGAAGCCGATATTCAGAAGAGCGAGCTCAAGCGTGTCTTAGGGAAATGGAGCCTTACTGCTATCGGAATCGGAGCTATTATCGGAGGAGGTATTTTCGTACTTACGGGTACCGGTGCTTACTATAATGCCGGACCAGCCTTGGCACTTTCGTTCGTAATTGCAGGTATTGCCTGCGTTTTTGCTGCTTTATGTTATGCTGAATTTGCATCAATTCTTCCCGTGGAAGGTTCTGCCTATGCTTATGCATACGGAACTGTGGGAGAAATTTTTGCATGGATTATCGGTTGGGGACTGATTCTCGAATACGCCATGGGATCAATGACGGTCGCCGTTTCGTGGTCAGGATATTTCGGGAAACTGCTGAAAATGTTCGGTCTTCATTTACCGTATTGGATGACTACCGATCCCGGAACTGCTCACAAAGCATTCGGTGAAGCTACAAAACAGATTGCGGAAGGGAAACTGCCTGCAGACAAATTATTAGGGTTTCAGGAAACGATAGCTAATTTCAATGCAGCTCCTGAAATTGCAAATTTTAAATTATTTTTAAATCTTCCAGCTTTAGCAATCGTTCTGTTTGTAATCTGGATTCTATTGAGAGGAACAAAAGGAGCTGCAAAAGCAAACAACTTCATCGTAATTTTAAAGGTTTCTGCAATTATTTTTGTCATCATTGCCGGATTGTTTTTCATTAATGTTGATAACTGGTCACCATTTATCCCCGATGCTACTACAATCACAGAAAATGGCGTTACACACAAGGCTTATGGTCTGGCGGGAGTTGTTGCAGGAGCATCTGCAATTTTCTTTGCTTACGTTGGGTTTGATGCGGTTTCCACGCAGGCTGGAGAAGCGATTAATCCTAAAAAAGATGTACCGTTTGCCATCATCACTTCATTAATCATCTGTACAGTTTTATATATTTTGGTATCACTTGTTCTTACGGGAATGATGCATTACAGCGATTTTAATCCTTTAGGAAAATATCCTGATGCGATTAAAGCTCCTGTTGCTTATGCATTTGATATCGCAGGTCAGGCTTGGGCTGGTTATATTATCACCATTGCTGCTACCGTAGGTTTGATTTCTGTATTAATGGTAATGATCATGGGACAGTCAAGAATTTTCCTTGGAATGTCTAAAGATGGTCTTATTCCTGCAACTTTTTCAAAAGTAAATCCTGTTTCAGGAGTTCCAAGAAAAAACCTGATGATTTTAGGAACTGTGATCGCAATCGTTGCTTCACTTACGCCGATTAATGATTTGGCACATATGACAAGTTTTGGAACTCTTTTCGCCTTCACAATGGTTTGTGTTGCGGTTTGGGTTTTGAGAGTTAAAGAACCAAATATGGTAAGAAGTTTCAAAGTTCCTGCACTGCCGGTAATTGCATGTTTGGGAATTGCAATCAATGTTTATCTTATTTTTAACCTGAGTAAAGAAGCACAGATGTATTCTTTCGGATGGCTGATTATCGGTTTTATCATTTATTTCCTTTACAGTAAAAGAAACTCAAAACTGCAGAATGGCGGTTATGGCGAAACTTTCAAGGCTGAACAAAAACCTTTGGAAGATGTAGACATCGATATTGACAATAAAAAATAA
- the pnuC gene encoding nicotinamide riboside transporter PnuC: protein MNFYDLFIKPYEAYTYGQIALEAAASILGIISVYFSIKKNIWLYPTGIISTVIYVYILFNFGLLGDCLINVYYTVMSVYGWILWSKNSDDHIHVDVQKATKRDWLYSVILFVVSMMLVTAVYYYKPFIDNNFSSDGIRFGLYHLDWGNWLDVVTTSVFLIGMWLMAIRRVESWYFWILGDLICIPMMLYKELGITSVQYLVFTFMAIRGYIAWNKSLKQ, encoded by the coding sequence ATGAATTTCTATGATCTTTTTATAAAACCCTATGAGGCCTACACTTACGGGCAAATTGCGTTGGAAGCTGCGGCAAGCATTTTAGGGATTATAAGTGTCTATTTTTCAATTAAAAAGAATATCTGGCTCTACCCAACGGGAATTATTTCGACAGTCATTTATGTTTACATTCTTTTCAATTTCGGTCTGCTGGGCGACTGTCTTATCAATGTATATTATACCGTAATGAGCGTTTACGGATGGATTTTATGGTCAAAAAATTCTGATGATCATATTCATGTGGATGTTCAGAAGGCTACAAAACGGGACTGGCTTTACAGTGTCATTCTTTTTGTGGTGAGTATGATGCTGGTAACAGCTGTTTATTACTACAAACCATTTATAGATAATAATTTCTCTTCAGACGGAATCCGCTTTGGTCTTTACCATCTTGACTGGGGAAACTGGCTTGACGTTGTAACCACTTCAGTCTTTCTTATCGGGATGTGGCTCATGGCGATAAGACGCGTCGAAAGCTGGTATTTCTGGATTCTCGGAGATCTCATTTGCATACCGATGATGCTCTATAAGGAGCTGGGAATTACTTCGGTGCAATATTTGGTATTTACATTCATGGCAATCAGAGGATATATTGCCTGGAACAAAAGTTTAAAACAGTAA
- a CDS encoding DegT/DnrJ/EryC1/StrS family aminotransferase produces the protein MKKIQMVDLQSQYYKIKNEVDNAVLNVMDSAAFINGPEVKSFQTELESYLDVKHVIPCANGTDALQIALMALGLEEGDEVITADFTFAATVEVIHLLKLKSVLVDVDYDTFNISPEAVRKAITPKTKAIIPVHIFGQAANMEEILKIAEENNLFVIEDNAQAIGSEFTFADGSTKKTGTMSTVGTTSFFPSKNLGCYGDGGAIFTNNDELAHRLRGIVNHGMYERYYHDEVGVNSRLDSVQAAILRKKLPHLDSYNDARRKAADYYDEAFAENENILTPKRAENSTHVFHQYTLRILNGKRNDLQKFLTEKEIPAMIYYPVALRKQKAYYQESNDADFVNTDKLLDQVISLPMHTELDDEQLKYITDAVLEFMG, from the coding sequence ATGAAAAAGATTCAGATGGTTGATCTGCAAAGCCAATATTATAAAATAAAGAACGAAGTAGACAACGCTGTACTTAATGTAATGGATTCTGCGGCTTTCATCAACGGCCCGGAAGTAAAATCTTTCCAGACCGAACTGGAATCTTATCTCGACGTAAAACACGTTATCCCTTGTGCCAACGGAACTGATGCTCTTCAAATTGCATTGATGGCTTTAGGTTTAGAAGAAGGTGACGAAGTTATTACAGCAGATTTTACTTTCGCTGCAACGGTAGAAGTGATTCATCTTTTGAAACTGAAATCTGTTTTGGTTGATGTGGATTATGATACATTTAATATTTCTCCTGAAGCCGTAAGAAAAGCGATTACTCCAAAAACTAAAGCAATAATTCCGGTTCATATTTTCGGTCAGGCTGCGAATATGGAGGAAATCCTGAAGATTGCTGAAGAAAATAATCTTTTCGTAATTGAAGATAATGCTCAGGCGATAGGTTCAGAATTTACTTTCGCCGATGGTTCCACGAAGAAAACCGGAACAATGTCAACTGTGGGAACGACTTCATTTTTTCCTTCAAAAAATTTAGGTTGCTACGGCGATGGTGGTGCCATTTTTACCAATAATGATGAACTTGCACACCGACTGAGAGGTATTGTTAATCATGGAATGTATGAGAGATATTATCATGATGAGGTAGGTGTAAACTCCAGACTAGACAGTGTACAGGCAGCAATTTTAAGAAAAAAACTTCCTCATCTTGATTCATACAACGATGCCAGAAGAAAAGCTGCTGACTACTACGACGAAGCTTTTGCAGAAAATGAGAATATTCTCACTCCAAAAAGAGCAGAAAATTCTACTCATGTATTCCACCAGTATACTTTGAGAATTCTGAATGGAAAAAGAAATGATCTTCAGAAATTTTTAACTGAAAAGGAAATTCCTGCGATGATTTATTATCCTGTAGCTTTAAGAAAACAAAAAGCGTATTATCAGGAATCCAATGATGCGGATTTTGTGAATACAGATAAGCTTTTAGATCAGGTAATTTCTCTTCCGATGCATACAGAGTTGGATGACGAACAGTTGAAGTATATTACGGATGCTGTTTTGGAGTTTATGGGATAA